TCCAATCCAAGCCCATTGCCTTGGATTAGCCTCTTGATGCAGCAGAATTGTCATCTTATTCTTGGAATAGTGCCGCCTAAATCAAGAAAAGAATGGCAGACAAATTACATTCGACAAAACTTAGGACCAGCAATGAAGTGAAAACCATAGCTTTGGTGACTAATACAATAATCTTCATTGGTTTGTCCATCAAGTATTTTGTCTCTTCATATAGTAGCACACAATAAATTCAGTCCCAATAAGCAGAGAAGCAAAAAAGCCAATCAAGAACAACCGATTCTATAAGAACAAAGTCTTGAGAATAATACTCCGAGCTAGTAGTCATGGCAGAGAAGGAAGGAGCAATTGTTAAGAAGGGGCATGAGGAATGTTTGCAGATGGCGATTTCTCTACTCGAAGAATTCGGACTCCCAATGGGGCTTCTCCCTCTTGCTGATGTGATCGAAGTTGGATTTGTGAAGAACACAGGGTATATGTGGATCCTGCAAACTAAAAAAGTTGAGCACAAGTTCAAGATTATCAGCAAACTGGTTAGTTATGACACTGAAATAAATGGATTCATTGAGAAGAAGAAAATCAAGAAGCTCAAGGGAGTGAAGGCTAAGGAGTTGATGTTATGGCCTCCAGTTAACGAGATCAGTGTGGATGATCCTCCCAGCGGCAAGATTCAATTCAAGAGTCTTGCTGGCATCACCAAAACTTTCCCAGTTGAAGCTTTTGCTGCTGGCCAGTAAGGGAAGTTATGCATATTTTCTGATTCATGTCACTTGATGTTTTTCCATACTGTTTGCCTTTTTTCTGAACTTCTTAGATGATCAGCTCCATTGAGTGCCAAATAAGTATACAATGTTAAGACATATTTGTATCAAAAGAGTGAGGGAAAAGTACAATTCGCGTCTCTTTTTGCtctgttttgttgtgttttttcCGTCACTTTTGACTAGTGCAAATATAACCCAGTCCTAGTCCCACTTAAAAGTGTAATAACGTAACTGCAATACAGAATTTATTTGATTGATGATCAACATAATTATGATTTGCGAGAGATCAAGATGGTCATTCAATAAGAATTCAGGTTCTATCAGTAGTATACATTAGTTAACATGCCTgaaagaaaaaggtcaaaaatgaATATTATGTGCTATGTGAGTCACTAATTGATCTTTAAACATGAAAACATTAAGCAGTTGGCAGATTTATATGGAGCAGTGACCATCTTTGATAGAAAAACATATATAAAGAGGCAAACAAGATCGTTAGCAACTCCATTAAGGTATAATTAGTTCGATTAACTATACATGAATTACTCCATCATGAAACAAAAACTGTCTGCTTTTTTCCAAATATCATATAGCTATGCCCTAATATATGCAGGAAGATGGTAAGTTCTTAACCGACTTAAATAACGACTAACCACGCCTCAAAGAAACCTCAGGCAAATACTTAAAGATGGCACTCATCTAATCGACTCTTGTGAAGCTGAAATGCAGGGTTAATCCATGCTCCACAGTTGCACTGCATGCCTGCCCAATTGAAGTTACCGAGGCGAGCTTTGCAACCCAGGCACTGAATCTTGTCTTGCACAGAACCTTCTTCTACTGTTAGATGAATATAAGCTACATTAGTAATGTGAAAGGAcagaattttgcataaaattaAAAGAACAATTAGGAATGAGACTAACCAACTTCCATCCACTTCATGGGCTCAACAAAAATAGAGGAGCATTGAGGTGACTCCTTATAGGGATTGTCGCTTCTCTTTTTCCACTTGAAACATTTTTGTCCTTCGCCAGGTTCATGTGGAACAACTTGCTCTGCTGATGCAACAATCCTTCGACATTTCTTGCACCGGTATATGACTTGTGGTTTTGGATCAGTACTAACATCAGAGTTATTAGGTGCTTCCATGGTACTAGGTCACTTTATCTGTTTACAGCCAATGGAAACCACAGTGTAAGAGAAGAATACTGCAGAGCTAACATGCATATTCATCAGAAGGAGAAAACAATCTAATAGTATATTGCAGGTATAAGAATAACCTTGATTTAAAACATCGACTCGTGAAAGTGTTTTAAGACATGTAACCCATTTAATGAAACCCATGACAATGATTGTATAACAAGTTAATAACCAAACATCTTTAAAACCCATGAAAGATATACTTAACCCCATTATCTAGCTTTCACAAATCACTTTTCAGCACAGAAATTGCTATCGGCAGCAACTTCAAAGGACATGAAAGCAATTACAGGTT
Above is a genomic segment from Lycium barbarum isolate Lr01 chromosome 12, ASM1917538v2, whole genome shotgun sequence containing:
- the LOC132624534 gene encoding uncharacterized protein LOC132624534; amino-acid sequence: MAEKEGAIVKKGHEECLQMAISLLEEFGLPMGLLPLADVIEVGFVKNTGYMWILQTKKVEHKFKIISKLVSYDTEINGFIEKKKIKKLKGVKAKELMLWPPVNEISVDDPPSGKIQFKSLAGITKTFPVEAFAAGQ
- the LOC132623321 gene encoding probable inactive dual specificity protein phosphatase-like At4g18593, producing the protein MEAPNNSDVSTDPKPQVIYRCKKCRRIVASAEQVVPHEPGEGQKCFKWKKRSDNPYKESPQCSSIFVEPMKWMEVVEEGSVQDKIQCLGCKARLGNFNWAGMQCNCGAWINPAFQLHKSRLDECHL